One window of Salegentibacter sp. Hel_I_6 genomic DNA carries:
- a CDS encoding hydroxypyruvate isomerase family protein codes for MSKKFSRRDALKGIAIGSGILSISGVASSFAAINYIDNNTLPKSQKNNIKHSVCRWCFQDVPLEEFAKTCANMGIQAIDLLRPSEWETVEKYGLVCSMATDDFANIENGFNEPKNHKNLQGKYKGLIDKASEHKIKNVIVFSGNRRGMDEKTGIKNCSKGLKPLLKYAKKKNINLVMELLNSKVNHPDYMADHTEWGVALAEEMGADNFKLLYDIYHMQVMEGDIIATIKKHHKHINHYHTAGVPGRNEIDNSQELFYPAIMKAILDTGFDGYVAQEFIPNNADGIASLRKAIEICDV; via the coding sequence ATGAGTAAGAAATTTTCCAGACGTGATGCACTTAAGGGTATCGCAATAGGCTCAGGAATTTTGAGCATTAGTGGCGTTGCATCTTCTTTTGCGGCTATAAATTATATAGATAACAATACCCTACCCAAAAGTCAGAAAAATAATATAAAGCATTCGGTTTGTCGTTGGTGTTTTCAGGACGTTCCTTTAGAAGAATTCGCAAAAACATGTGCAAATATGGGAATTCAGGCTATAGATCTTTTAAGACCTTCAGAGTGGGAAACCGTTGAAAAATATGGATTGGTATGCTCTATGGCTACTGATGATTTCGCCAATATTGAAAACGGATTTAATGAGCCTAAAAATCATAAAAATCTTCAAGGTAAATATAAAGGTCTAATTGACAAAGCTTCAGAACATAAAATTAAAAATGTGATTGTTTTCTCTGGCAATCGCCGCGGAATGGATGAAAAAACCGGAATTAAAAACTGTTCCAAAGGCTTAAAACCTTTACTGAAATATGCGAAAAAGAAGAACATAAACCTCGTTATGGAATTGCTTAACAGTAAAGTTAATCATCCTGATTATATGGCAGATCATACAGAATGGGGCGTAGCTTTGGCTGAAGAAATGGGAGCCGACAATTTTAAATTACTGTATGATATCTACCATATGCAAGTAATGGAAGGCGATATTATTGCAACGATAAAAAAACACCATAAGCATATTAACCATTACCATACTGCTGGGGTTCCAGGGAGAAATGAGATTGATAATTCCCAGGAGCTTTTCTATCCTGCAATTATGAAAGCTATTTTAGATACCGGTTTTGATGGTTATGTAGCCCAGGAGTTTATTCCTAATAATGCTGATGGTATTGCTTCACTGAGGAAAGCTATTGAAATTTGTGACGTTTAA
- a CDS encoding RagB/SusD family nutrient uptake outer membrane protein: protein MLKTLKPFFILFISAGFFWACENDLDLQPEDNRLTAETTFEDPESYKQFLAKLYAGLAVSGQEGPAGDPDLVGLDEGFSQYLRLYWSMQELTTDEAVIGWNDGTIQDLHAQNWTAGNEFIRTMYSRIMYQVSLTNEYLRQSTPELLESRGLSADERENVARYRAEARFLRALHYYHALDLFGNVPFVTEEDPVGAFLPQQIQRPELFDFVESELLAIENEIVTANSNEYGRADQAAVWMLLSKLYLNGEVYTGENHYTEALDYSERVINANFSLVDDYQKLFLADNDTNGAQAEVIFPITFDGLQTQSYGGMAFIIHASIGGDMNPEDFGVSSGWAGLRTTSALVDKFPDGADSEDNRALFFTEGQTKEIEDISSFNDGFAITKFKNVTVNGEQGSDNTGEFPDTDFPMFRLADAYLMYAEAHLRGGGGSQSAAVGYVNELRERVDADQIGGSDLNLNFILNERARELYWEAHRRTDLIRFNQFTENGIWPWKGNVPQGATTQSYRDLMPIPASDLGVNTNLQQNPGY, encoded by the coding sequence ATGTTAAAAACACTAAAACCATTCTTTATCCTTTTTATAAGCGCAGGTTTTTTCTGGGCTTGTGAAAACGATTTAGATTTGCAGCCTGAAGATAACAGGCTCACGGCTGAAACTACTTTTGAAGATCCAGAATCTTACAAGCAGTTTTTAGCTAAACTTTACGCCGGTCTTGCAGTTAGCGGCCAGGAAGGTCCTGCCGGCGATCCAGACCTTGTTGGCCTTGACGAAGGTTTCTCCCAGTATTTAAGATTATACTGGTCTATGCAGGAACTAACAACCGATGAGGCCGTAATTGGATGGAACGATGGTACTATCCAGGATTTGCATGCGCAAAACTGGACTGCCGGAAATGAGTTTATTAGAACTATGTATTCCAGAATTATGTACCAGGTTTCATTAACCAACGAGTATTTAAGACAAAGCACTCCAGAGCTTTTAGAATCCAGAGGACTCTCGGCTGATGAAAGAGAAAATGTAGCGCGCTACCGTGCTGAAGCAAGATTCCTAAGAGCTTTACATTATTATCATGCGTTAGATCTTTTTGGCAATGTTCCTTTTGTAACCGAAGAAGATCCAGTAGGTGCCTTTCTACCACAGCAAATTCAGAGACCAGAATTGTTTGATTTTGTAGAGAGCGAACTTTTGGCTATCGAAAATGAAATTGTTACTGCGAATTCTAATGAATATGGTCGTGCCGACCAGGCTGCTGTTTGGATGTTACTTTCTAAGCTTTACTTGAATGGTGAAGTTTATACCGGTGAAAATCATTATACAGAAGCTTTAGATTATTCTGAAAGAGTAATAAATGCTAATTTTTCATTAGTTGATGATTACCAAAAATTATTCCTTGCAGATAATGACACGAATGGAGCCCAGGCTGAGGTGATCTTCCCAATCACTTTTGATGGACTACAAACTCAGTCTTATGGTGGGATGGCATTTATTATTCACGCATCAATTGGTGGGGATATGAATCCTGAAGATTTTGGCGTAAGCAGTGGATGGGCCGGACTTAGAACCACTTCTGCACTTGTAGATAAATTCCCTGACGGAGCAGATTCTGAAGATAATAGAGCATTATTCTTTACGGAAGGACAAACAAAAGAAATCGAAGATATTTCCAGTTTTAATGATGGTTTTGCAATCACAAAATTTAAAAACGTAACTGTAAATGGAGAACAGGGATCTGATAATACCGGAGAATTTCCCGATACCGATTTTCCAATGTTTAGACTTGCAGATGCTTATTTAATGTATGCTGAAGCGCACCTAAGAGGTGGCGGTGGTAGCCAGTCTGCAGCCGTGGGCTATGTAAACGAACTAAGAGAACGAGTTGATGCCGATCAAATTGGTGGTTCAGACTTGAATTTAAACTTCATTCTAAATGAGCGTGCCCGGGAATTATATTGGGAAGCACATAGAAGAACCGATCTTATTCGCTTCAACCAGTTTACTGAAAACGGAATTTGGCCATGGAAAGGTAATGTTCCCCAGGGAGCTACCACCCAAAGTTATAGAGATCTAATGCCTATTCCAGCTTCAGATTTAGGAGTTAACACCAACTTACAACAAAATCCAGGATATTAA
- a CDS encoding adenosylcobalamin-dependent ribonucleoside-diphosphate reductase, translating into MGVNTTTAAPKTYSQDEAFKASLEYFKGDDLAARVWVNKYALKDSQGNIYELTPNDMHRRIAKEIARVEQRYPNPMSENEVFDLIKDFKYIVPQGSPMAGIGNPYQIASLSNCFVIGNDGDSDSYGGIMKIDQEQVQLMKRRGGVGHDLSHIRPKGSPVKNSALTSTGIVPFMERYSNSTREVAQDGRRGALMLSVSINHPDSEDFIDAKMEQGKVTGANVSVRIDDEFMRSVKEDRNYVQKYPIFSENPKKTKEIEANTLWKKIVHNAWKSAEPGILFWDTVINESVPDCYADLGYKTVSTNPCGEIPLCPYDSCRLLAINLFSYVENPFTKEASFNFELFKKHIAAAQRIMDDIIDLELEKIDAILAKIEADPEGSEIKGVEYNLWKNIQTKAREGRRTGIGITAEGDMLAALGIKYGSNEGVDFSVKIHKTIALEAYRASVYAAKERGAFGIFDSEREKENPFILRLKEADEKLYYDMLEYGRRNIALLTIAPTGTTSLMTQTSSGIEPVFMPVYKRRRKVNPNDKDSRVDFVDEVGDSWEEYVVFHHRFKEWMKVNGHEITDDYTQAELDKLVKASPYYKATSNDVDWLSKVRMQGAVQKWVDHSISVTINLPNDATEELVGQLYLEAWQAGCKGVTVYRDGSRSGVLISNDEKKEEAEEENNTPFPTTRPQSLTADVVRFQNNKDKWIAFIGLIDDRPYEIFTGFADDEEGILLPRWVTEGTIIKARNEDGTSRYDFQYENKRGYKTTIEGLSHKFNPEYWNYAKLISTTLRHGMPIEKVVDLISSLQLDSESINTWKNGVARALKRFIADGTVAKKQKCTNCNSSNLIYQEGCLTCQDCGSSKCG; encoded by the coding sequence ATGGGTGTGAACACTACTACCGCCGCTCCTAAAACGTATAGCCAGGATGAGGCTTTTAAAGCTTCGCTGGAGTATTTTAAAGGAGATGATTTAGCCGCACGGGTGTGGGTAAATAAGTATGCGCTTAAAGATTCCCAGGGGAATATTTATGAGCTTACGCCAAACGATATGCATCGTAGAATTGCAAAAGAAATTGCCCGTGTAGAGCAACGCTACCCCAACCCAATGAGTGAGAATGAAGTTTTTGATCTCATCAAAGACTTCAAATATATTGTTCCTCAAGGTAGCCCAATGGCAGGTATTGGTAATCCATACCAAATTGCTTCTCTTTCTAACTGTTTTGTTATTGGTAACGATGGCGATTCAGATTCTTATGGAGGGATTATGAAAATAGACCAGGAACAGGTACAACTAATGAAAAGACGTGGCGGTGTTGGTCACGACCTTTCACACATTAGGCCAAAAGGCTCCCCGGTAAAAAACTCGGCCCTTACCTCTACCGGTATTGTTCCTTTTATGGAGCGTTACTCCAACTCCACTCGTGAAGTTGCGCAAGATGGACGTCGTGGAGCGCTTATGCTTTCAGTTTCTATTAATCACCCAGATTCTGAAGACTTTATAGATGCAAAAATGGAGCAGGGAAAAGTAACCGGCGCCAATGTTTCTGTGAGAATTGATGACGAATTTATGCGTTCGGTTAAAGAAGACCGGAATTACGTTCAGAAATATCCAATATTTAGCGAAAACCCAAAGAAAACCAAAGAAATTGAAGCTAATACGCTTTGGAAAAAAATAGTACATAACGCCTGGAAATCGGCTGAGCCGGGAATTCTTTTCTGGGATACTGTAATTAACGAATCGGTGCCCGATTGTTATGCAGATCTTGGCTACAAAACGGTTTCTACCAACCCATGTGGCGAGATTCCGCTTTGCCCTTACGATTCTTGTAGGCTGTTAGCTATAAACTTATTTTCTTATGTAGAAAATCCGTTTACTAAAGAAGCTTCTTTCAATTTTGAACTTTTCAAAAAACATATTGCCGCTGCACAGCGCATTATGGACGATATCATTGATCTTGAATTAGAGAAAATTGATGCAATTCTTGCTAAAATTGAAGCAGATCCTGAAGGTTCAGAGATTAAAGGTGTAGAGTACAATCTTTGGAAAAACATCCAGACCAAAGCAAGAGAAGGTAGAAGAACCGGAATTGGTATCACCGCTGAAGGTGATATGCTTGCTGCTCTTGGTATTAAATACGGAAGTAATGAAGGTGTAGATTTTTCAGTAAAGATTCATAAAACTATTGCCTTAGAAGCTTACAGAGCTTCAGTCTATGCAGCAAAAGAAAGAGGTGCTTTCGGAATATTTGATTCAGAAAGAGAAAAAGAAAATCCATTTATCCTTCGACTTAAAGAGGCCGATGAGAAATTGTATTACGATATGCTTGAATACGGCCGTCGTAATATTGCTTTACTTACTATTGCCCCCACAGGAACTACCAGTTTAATGACGCAAACCAGTTCTGGAATTGAGCCGGTATTTATGCCTGTTTACAAGCGAAGAAGAAAAGTAAATCCTAATGATAAGGATTCCCGTGTAGATTTTGTAGATGAAGTTGGCGATTCCTGGGAAGAATACGTGGTTTTCCACCACCGTTTCAAAGAATGGATGAAGGTTAACGGCCACGAAATAACCGATGATTATACACAAGCCGAACTGGACAAGCTTGTAAAAGCTTCTCCTTATTATAAAGCAACTTCTAACGATGTTGACTGGTTGAGTAAAGTAAGAATGCAGGGAGCGGTACAAAAATGGGTAGATCACTCTATTAGTGTGACCATTAATTTACCAAACGATGCTACCGAAGAATTGGTTGGTCAGCTTTATTTAGAAGCCTGGCAGGCGGGTTGTAAAGGAGTTACCGTTTATCGTGATGGTTCTCGTTCTGGAGTTCTAATTTCTAACGATGAGAAAAAAGAGGAAGCTGAAGAAGAAAACAATACACCATTCCCAACTACTCGCCCGCAAAGTTTAACCGCAGATGTGGTTCGTTTCCAGAATAATAAGGACAAATGGATCGCTTTTATTGGCTTAATTGACGATAGACCATACGAGATCTTTACCGGTTTTGCCGATGATGAAGAAGGAATTTTGCTTCCGCGTTGGGTGACTGAAGGTACTATTATTAAAGCCAGAAATGAAGATGGAACTTCTCGTTACGATTTCCAATATGAAAACAAACGAGGTTATAAGACAACCATAGAAGGCTTATCGCATAAATTCAACCCGGAATATTGGAACTATGCGAAATTGATCTCAACAACGCTTAGACACGGCATGCCAATTGAAAAGGTAGTAGATTTAATAAGCAGTTTGCAGTTAGACAGTGAATCTATAAACACCTGGAAAAACGGAGTTGCAAGGGCGCTAAAACGCTTTATCGCCGATGGTACCGTTGCCAAGAAACAAAAATGTACCAATTGTAATTCATCTAATCTTATCTATCAGGAAGGCTGCCTTACCTGTCAGGATTGCGGCTCTTCCAAATGCGGATAG
- a CDS encoding SusF/SusE family outer membrane protein, with protein sequence MKKLSILFLAFIALLSFNACTQDDDIVFVAQPDPEGIQFSNSFQSSYILPSGNIGNLAERFVWNDVNFDAPTTITYELQGSADESFGDFMVIGSTGSNNLGVTIGQMRELAADAGLDNDPETEAPNTGTVYFKVRAFAGDGEGNALEEFSEPVAINVELPEAEEEGEAPKMELYLVGDATEAGWNPANNNTPLFRDGENENIYYFQGRFAGGAEIEGFKFLQTTEWQPQWGLSNGELTNSDILGEDPNAFPVDDDAYYSLMVNVDEMTYTWEAIDESAADVQTNIGIIGDSTPNGWDADTDMTQSEFNPHIWYIQGIELTDGEAKFRADDAWDLDWGGTTPVSGETTVAGPNIPVIAGTYDVWFNTLDGRYTFIPQGEE encoded by the coding sequence ATGAAAAAACTTTCAATTTTATTTTTAGCATTTATCGCGCTATTAAGTTTTAATGCGTGTACACAAGACGACGATATAGTATTCGTTGCACAACCAGACCCGGAAGGAATTCAGTTTAGCAACAGCTTCCAAAGTTCCTATATATTGCCATCAGGTAATATAGGTAACCTTGCTGAAAGATTTGTTTGGAATGACGTAAACTTTGATGCGCCTACCACAATTACTTATGAGCTTCAGGGATCGGCAGATGAATCTTTCGGAGATTTTATGGTAATAGGAAGTACAGGGAGTAACAATCTTGGGGTAACTATAGGTCAAATGAGAGAACTTGCTGCAGATGCAGGTTTAGACAATGATCCTGAAACCGAAGCGCCAAATACAGGAACCGTTTATTTTAAAGTTCGTGCTTTTGCCGGTGATGGTGAAGGAAACGCTTTAGAAGAATTCTCTGAACCTGTAGCTATTAATGTAGAACTTCCTGAAGCTGAAGAAGAAGGTGAAGCACCTAAAATGGAGCTTTATCTTGTAGGAGATGCTACCGAAGCCGGTTGGAATCCTGCTAACAACAATACACCTTTGTTTAGAGATGGTGAAAACGAAAACATCTATTATTTCCAGGGTCGATTTGCCGGAGGTGCAGAAATAGAAGGTTTCAAATTTTTACAAACTACTGAATGGCAACCACAATGGGGGTTATCTAATGGTGAACTTACTAATAGTGATATCTTAGGTGAAGATCCTAATGCTTTCCCAGTAGATGATGATGCCTACTATTCTTTAATGGTAAATGTTGATGAAATGACCTATACCTGGGAAGCTATAGATGAAAGTGCAGCTGATGTTCAAACAAATATTGGAATTATTGGAGATTCAACTCCTAATGGATGGGATGCTGACACCGATATGACCCAATCAGAATTTAATCCACACATTTGGTATATCCAGGGAATTGAATTAACTGATGGTGAAGCAAAGTTTAGAGCTGATGATGCCTGGGATCTTGACTGGGGTGGAACAACTCCAGTAAGCGGAGAAACTACAGTAGCCGGACCAAATATTCCAGTTATTGCAGGGACTTATGATGTTTGGTTTAATACACTGGATGGTCGTTATACTTTTATCCCTCAAGGTGAAGAGTAA
- a CDS encoding solute:sodium symporter family transporter, producing MVGILSFIGFTLLVAIIAYLATRKTDENTSDGYFLGGRSLTAGVIAGSVLLTNLSTEQIVGLNGQAFSEGILVMAWETLAAIAIVITALFLLPRYLKGGLTTVPQFLEKRFDRGTKTLVSALFLSGYMIIFLPIVLYSGALAISTMFDIPEMLGVSSNTALWLTVWGIGIIGSIYAIFGGLKAVAVSDTINAVGLLIGGLLIPIFGLMAIGDGGVINGLDTLVNSNPEKFNSIGGPDASVPFSTIFTGMMLVQLFYWGTNQAIIQRALAAKNLREGQKGLMLAAFIKILGPIIVVLPGIIAWHMFQGDLENADQAYPALVNAVLPPVLTGFFAAVLFGAILSSFNSALNSSVTLFGIDIYKQYFNAEASEAKVVKQGKRFGIFLAIGAMLIAPFIANAPQGLFGYLQEVNGSYSIPILTIVIVGYLTKRIPAIAAKVAIFSGVGFYLIYLGLKYFVVGEDALPHYLHVMAILFALNVIIMFAIGKWKPRIQPFILDYTKQVDIQPWKLVKPVGLGIAVLVIFIYAYFAQ from the coding sequence ATGGTTGGAATTTTATCATTTATAGGTTTCACGCTTTTAGTAGCTATTATTGCCTATTTAGCTACCCGTAAAACCGATGAAAATACAAGTGACGGTTATTTTCTTGGAGGTAGAAGTCTTACTGCTGGAGTTATTGCAGGCTCGGTATTACTTACCAATTTATCTACAGAACAAATTGTAGGGTTGAATGGGCAGGCGTTTAGCGAAGGAATTTTAGTAATGGCCTGGGAAACCCTGGCCGCTATAGCCATCGTGATAACTGCATTATTTTTACTACCACGATATTTAAAAGGAGGCTTAACCACAGTACCTCAATTCTTGGAAAAGCGATTTGACAGAGGAACTAAAACCCTGGTTTCGGCACTTTTCCTGTCTGGCTATATGATTATTTTTCTACCAATAGTTTTATATTCAGGAGCTCTGGCGATTAGTACAATGTTTGACATTCCTGAAATGTTAGGGGTGAGTTCAAATACAGCTTTATGGCTTACGGTATGGGGTATTGGGATCATAGGATCTATTTATGCGATTTTTGGAGGCTTAAAAGCGGTAGCAGTATCAGATACCATTAATGCGGTTGGTTTGCTTATTGGTGGTTTGTTGATCCCGATTTTTGGGCTTATGGCCATTGGAGACGGAGGCGTTATAAACGGATTGGATACTTTAGTAAATTCAAATCCAGAAAAATTTAATTCTATTGGTGGGCCTGATGCTTCAGTTCCTTTTTCAACAATATTTACGGGGATGATGCTGGTGCAATTATTTTACTGGGGTACCAACCAGGCCATTATTCAAAGAGCCCTGGCCGCTAAAAATCTTCGCGAAGGACAAAAAGGATTAATGCTGGCTGCATTTATAAAAATTTTGGGACCCATCATCGTGGTTCTACCGGGGATTATTGCCTGGCATATGTTTCAGGGAGATTTAGAAAATGCAGATCAGGCTTATCCTGCCTTGGTAAACGCTGTGCTTCCGCCGGTATTAACGGGATTCTTTGCTGCGGTACTTTTTGGTGCTATTTTAAGTTCTTTTAATTCGGCTTTGAATAGTTCGGTTACGCTATTCGGAATTGATATTTATAAGCAATATTTTAATGCCGAAGCGAGTGAAGCCAAAGTGGTAAAACAAGGAAAACGCTTCGGAATATTTTTAGCTATTGGCGCAATGCTTATCGCTCCATTTATTGCCAATGCACCACAGGGACTATTCGGTTATTTACAGGAGGTTAATGGAAGTTACAGTATACCTATTCTAACTATAGTAATTGTGGGGTATCTAACTAAACGTATTCCTGCTATTGCCGCTAAAGTCGCTATTTTTAGCGGCGTAGGGTTCTATTTAATTTACCTGGGTCTAAAGTATTTTGTAGTTGGAGAAGATGCCTTACCGCATTATCTACACGTAATGGCTATTCTATTTGCATTAAATGTGATAATCATGTTCGCAATAGGAAAATGGAAGCCAAGAATACAGCCATTCATTTTAGATTACACTAAACAGGTAGATATTCAGCCCTGGAAACTGGTTAAACCTGTTGGTCTTGGAATTGCAGTGCTGGTGATCTTTATTTACGCCTATTTTGCGCAATAG
- a CDS encoding alpha-amylase, with amino-acid sequence MKKTKILFPFLFSILLTISGCSKDDDQVVDATDDITGGEEPEETPNEPEALDLSQYSSGQKVMMQTFYWDVEPRFEWWNNLSDKVEGWADAGVDRIWLPAGTKGQSGGFSMGYDPSDYFDFGEYDQHGTIPTRFGTREELENLIAKSHDLGLEVIADIILNHNSGGGLEYNPYRDKNTYTLFNEENGNASGMFNRNYEHFHPNDISESDEGDLFFSEQDVDHDVPYVQDWLWKKENSVAKYYKNVMGFDGWRFDYVKGFGTWVIEEWMDEVGGFAVGENFDGNPDVLVDWVDATGVSAFDFAAFYKMEEAFDRFDDLNYLDGGMLRKVYPDKAVTFVANHDTEKDENEDNRIATENKMKAYAYILTHDGYPTIFYSDYENEAFNEEIKQLIEIHNSLALGDVEVLHVDNDEYVMKREGNAENPGLILYISTGSTTKRRNVQTNWNNVTLLDYSGNTTYTPTSDENGMVTIEAPANGYSIYSITK; translated from the coding sequence ATGAAAAAAACTAAAATTTTATTTCCTTTTCTCTTTAGTATCCTGCTAACCATATCAGGATGTTCTAAAGACGATGACCAGGTTGTTGATGCAACCGATGATATAACCGGCGGCGAAGAGCCGGAAGAAACTCCAAACGAACCAGAAGCACTAGACCTTTCTCAATATTCCAGCGGTCAAAAAGTAATGATGCAAACGTTTTATTGGGATGTAGAACCTCGCTTTGAATGGTGGAATAACCTTTCAGATAAAGTTGAAGGTTGGGCAGATGCAGGAGTAGATAGAATATGGCTTCCAGCAGGTACCAAAGGCCAGTCCGGTGGATTTTCTATGGGTTACGATCCATCAGATTATTTTGACTTTGGAGAGTATGACCAGCACGGGACCATACCTACCCGTTTTGGAACCCGCGAAGAACTGGAAAATCTTATTGCAAAATCCCATGATCTGGGCCTTGAAGTGATTGCAGATATCATTCTAAATCATAATTCTGGCGGAGGTTTAGAATACAACCCTTATCGTGATAAAAACACTTACACTCTATTCAACGAAGAAAACGGAAACGCTTCAGGGATGTTTAATAGAAATTACGAGCATTTTCACCCTAACGATATAAGTGAAAGCGATGAAGGCGACCTTTTCTTTTCTGAACAGGATGTAGATCACGATGTTCCCTATGTACAGGATTGGCTTTGGAAAAAAGAGAATTCTGTAGCAAAATATTATAAAAATGTAATGGGCTTCGACGGTTGGCGATTTGATTACGTAAAAGGTTTTGGAACCTGGGTAATTGAAGAATGGATGGACGAAGTCGGCGGATTCGCAGTAGGTGAAAATTTTGATGGTAATCCAGATGTTTTAGTAGACTGGGTAGATGCCACAGGAGTTTCAGCCTTTGATTTTGCTGCTTTCTATAAAATGGAAGAAGCTTTTGATCGTTTTGATGACTTAAATTATTTAGACGGTGGTATGCTTCGAAAGGTTTATCCTGATAAAGCGGTGACCTTTGTAGCTAATCATGATACCGAAAAAGACGAAAATGAAGACAATCGCATCGCTACAGAAAATAAAATGAAGGCTTACGCCTATATTTTAACACACGACGGATATCCCACAATTTTCTATTCAGATTACGAAAATGAAGCTTTTAACGAAGAAATTAAGCAGTTAATCGAAATTCATAACAGTCTGGCACTTGGTGATGTAGAAGTACTTCATGTAGATAATGACGAATATGTAATGAAAAGAGAAGGGAATGCTGAAAACCCCGGATTAATTCTATATATTAGCACCGGCAGTACTACTAAACGTAGAAACGTTCAAACTAATTGGAATAACGTTACCCTGTTAGATTATAGTGGTAACACAACATACACCCCTACCTCCGATGAAAACGGAATGGTAACAATTGAAGCTCCGGCGAATGGATATTCAATATATTCCATCACGAAATAG
- a CDS encoding NUDIX domain-containing protein, translated as MSEPINDYYADNDKMYVATDCIIFGFDEGKLKLLIFKRRVEPLKGTWSLIGSFVKLDEDVDHAAKRVLKEITGLENVFMEELKCYGVAERDPGYRSISVGQYALIRLDEYDKKLVNKHGAHWYEIEKLPDLVLDHNQMVKDALERLKRKARYKPIGFELLPEKFTIPQLQQLYEAIYQKELDARNFRKKVLSLNVLFKLDEKDKTTSRRGAFLYKFDHKNYKELLQSGYNFEIA; from the coding sequence ATGTCTGAACCCATTAATGATTATTACGCTGATAACGATAAAATGTATGTCGCTACCGATTGTATAATTTTTGGTTTTGATGAAGGAAAACTTAAGTTATTAATCTTTAAAAGAAGAGTAGAGCCTCTAAAAGGCACCTGGTCTTTAATTGGGAGTTTTGTTAAGTTAGATGAAGATGTAGACCACGCGGCAAAACGTGTGCTCAAAGAGATTACCGGTCTTGAGAACGTTTTTATGGAAGAGCTTAAATGCTATGGAGTGGCTGAAAGAGATCCCGGGTATCGCTCAATTTCAGTTGGTCAATACGCGCTTATCAGGTTAGATGAATATGATAAAAAACTGGTAAACAAACACGGCGCGCACTGGTATGAAATAGAAAAACTACCAGACCTGGTGCTGGACCATAACCAGATGGTAAAAGATGCCCTTGAACGCTTAAAACGAAAGGCGAGGTATAAGCCTATAGGATTTGAATTATTGCCCGAAAAATTTACCATTCCTCAACTGCAGCAGCTTTATGAAGCTATTTATCAAAAGGAGCTGGATGCAAGGAATTTTAGAAAAAAAGTACTCTCCCTAAATGTCCTTTTCAAGTTGGACGAAAAAGATAAAACTACTTCACGCCGGGGAGCATTTCTCTACAAATTTGATCATAAAAACTACAAAGAACTTCTTCAGTCTGGTTATAATTTTGAGATTGCTTAA